In a single window of the Streptacidiphilus sp. P02-A3a genome:
- a CDS encoding PadR family transcriptional regulator encodes MSLLDIAEQESYGYEVVQRLQGAGFTDVLEGTVYPALARLEREGRLASRLVASSSGPARKYYRLTAAGHEVLASGAASWARHAAGVDAVLSRPLSAVPQKGS; translated from the coding sequence CTGTCTCTACTTGACATTGCGGAACAGGAGTCGTACGGGTACGAGGTGGTCCAGCGCCTGCAGGGCGCCGGATTCACCGACGTCCTGGAGGGCACGGTGTATCCGGCCCTGGCCCGGCTCGAACGTGAGGGGCGGCTGGCCTCCCGGCTGGTCGCCTCCTCCAGCGGCCCGGCGCGCAAGTACTACCGGCTGACCGCCGCCGGGCACGAGGTCCTGGCCTCCGGTGCCGCCAGCTGGGCCCGGCACGCCGCCGGCGTCGATGCCGTCCTGTCCCGTCCGCTGTCCGCCGTACCGCAGAAGGGTTCCTGA